The segment CTTTTCAATACACCACAGTTCTTAGCCTCAAGCCTTGTCACAAGTCTTGATAATGCACTCTGACTCAAGCCCACCATTTCCTGCAGCTGCTGAAGCCGCAGCTTTTTCTCAGGCGCTTTAGACAAAAATAGTAGCACATAAAACTCTCTTAACGAAAGCTGATGTCGATTCTGCAGAACATGCTCTAACTCATTGGCAATCCTCGCCTGCAAGCCCGATAAAGACAGCCAGCTCTCGATATACGGATCTGCCGGTTTTTCATTCATCATATCTCCACCTATATCTTGATAAACCCGATTTCTTCCTATTGAATATTATCCTATTCTACCAACAAGAAGAATTGTGAGTCAATCAGGAGAGGTTAAATATATACTTGGGGATACGGCATTATCCTCTTCCAGCCTGGAAGGAAGGATATTTTGTCATTCCTCCATCTGCAAATAAAGTAATGCCAGTAACATAGCTCGATTCATCTGATGCAAGCCATGCTGCAACTGCAGCTATTTGTTCAGGTTTTCCAATATAACCTAATGGAATCATACTTTCCACATCTTTACGCTTTTTAGGATCAGCAAACTTTTCCGCATTAATTGGTGTATTAATGGCTCCTGGCCCAATATTGTTAACACGTATACCTTTTGGAGCATATTCAAGGGCAAGTGTTTCTGTCATTAACTTTACCCCACCTTTACTTGCAGCATAATGAACAAATGTTGGCCATGGAATCATTTCATGCACACTAGACATATTAATAACGTTACCTTTGACATCATTTTCGACGAAATACTTTAATGCCTCCCTGCTGCCAAGAAAGGCGCCAGTCAGATTAGTGCCGATAACCTTCTCCCAGTTTTCTAGTGTCATCTCATGGGAAGGAACTGGATTTTCAATCCCTGCATTATTAATCATGATGTCTAATTTACCGAAGTGCTTAACAGCAGTTTCAACGATATTAATCACATCCTGCTCTTTCGTCACGTCACCTTGGATAATAATACTTTGTCCGCCTGCTTCTTCTACTTCTTTTTTAGCGGACATGGCATCTTCTTCTCCAGAAAAATAATTGATGACAACATTCGCTCCCTCTTGACCGAATCTTACTGCCATTGCACGCCCTAATCCAGTTGACGCACCTGTTATTGCAACCACTTTACCTTTCAAATCAGTATACATAATGCTGCCTCCTTTTTATTTTTTGGCGATACCTAAACAGATTACTCCCGCTATAATGAGGATAATCCCAATTGCAACAAAGATGAGCTGACGCTTCGTTTTCTTTTCTCCCAACAAAAAAATACCGCCAAGTGTGGAAATTACAACACCTGTTTGGGATAACGAGTAGCTTATTGCGACACCGACCTTCGGCTGAGAGATGAATAAAAACATATTACCTGCTGCCCAGAATAGGCCAGGCAGGATATTTTTTACTGCATATAAATTAAAGGGCTTGTGCTTATATGTAATAATCAGGCCACCAATAACCATGCCGATTGACTGTGGAAACAAAGCTGACCAGCCATCAACAGAAAACAGTCTTGCGATAACAACATAGCCAAGATATCCTAAAGTAGAAATCAGTAACGTAACCGTTCCTTTTTTCAGCTTTGCTGATTCATCCTCACTTCTCTTCTGATCGTATGTTGTTAATACAATTCCTGCGAGAATACAAAGAATCGCAATAATGCCAAGGATTATTGTCGTAGCGGTTGTCCACTCATGAAATACAAGCACACCAAACAATGTTGTGGACACAATCTGTAGACCAGTTGAAATCGGCATTGTCTTTGAGACACCGATATATTCAATTGATTTAAACTGATTGCTTTGTCCAACCGC is part of the Niallia taxi genome and harbors:
- a CDS encoding MarR family winged helix-turn-helix transcriptional regulator — translated: MNEKPADPYIESWLSLSGLQARIANELEHVLQNRHQLSLREFYVLLFLSKAPEKKLRLQQLQEMVGLSQSALSRLVTRLEAKNCGVLKRHICTDDRRGIYTSLTEYGEEKLKLSNETFSTTLADLLEQKETNNDLHTILQMMFGKE
- the gdh gene encoding glucose 1-dehydrogenase, coding for MYTDLKGKVVAITGASTGLGRAMAVRFGQEGANVVINYFSGEEDAMSAKKEVEEAGGQSIIIQGDVTKEQDVINIVETAVKHFGKLDIMINNAGIENPVPSHEMTLENWEKVIGTNLTGAFLGSREALKYFVENDVKGNVINMSSVHEMIPWPTFVHYAASKGGVKLMTETLALEYAPKGIRVNNIGPGAINTPINAEKFADPKKRKDVESMIPLGYIGKPEQIAAVAAWLASDESSYVTGITLFADGGMTKYPSFQAGRG
- a CDS encoding GRP family sugar transporter, whose product is MEFFLAILPALFWGSIVLLNVKIGGGAYSQTLGTTIGALLFSLVVYLIARPELSPLILIIGICSGIFWAVGQSNQFKSIEYIGVSKTMPISTGLQIVSTTLFGVLVFHEWTTATTIILGIIAILCILAGIVLTTYDQKRSEDESAKLKKGTVTLLISTLGYLGYVVIARLFSVDGWSALFPQSIGMVIGGLIITYKHKPFNLYAVKNILPGLFWAAGNMFLFISQPKVGVAISYSLSQTGVVISTLGGIFLLGEKKTKRQLIFVAIGIILIIAGVICLGIAKK